The Metasolibacillus fluoroglycofenilyticus region GATAAAGGGAGACCTAGTCTAGTACCGCCGCAACATATGTGCGAGCGACTGAGTGGGCAATATCATGTTGGTCTAAACCTCAGTAGTTGTCACTACCGTTGGCAATTCCTATCGTTTAAAAAATCATCTACTTCTAGATGGCAAGTGATTTTATACACCATTAAGTGAGCGTTTTTGTACATAGTTTAATGGAAATTTGTATATCTTCAACGGCAAAGCGGATAAATATAAATGTTTTATTAACCTTGACCAATGTTAAAGTCCACTTTATAATAAAGTAAACTTTATAATATAAGGAGTTATTAATATGAAAAAAAATAAAGATGAATTATTTGAACTCGTTACTGAAATAAATGACATGCATTATACGATGAATAAAATCTTCATAAAAGAATATCAATCTTTACTAGATGATAATCTTTCTAGGAATCAAACAATTTTAATGGATATTGTTAAAGATTACGGAAAAATTTCTATTGGAGAAATTGCTCGACTAATGAAAATAACATCAAGCGCTGTTGGACAGATTGTTAATAAACTTGAAGATGGAAATTATTTAGTGAGGACTATTAATTCACAAAATAGACGTGAAATACTTGTGCAACTGGCAGATAAGGGAACTCGATATTTTGAAAAAGAAGAAAAAATAAATCGTCAAATTATTAATCGTATTTACACACAAATGGAATTGAGTGAAATGGAAGAACTCAAAAGGATTATCACGAAGCTAAGTAACATTGTAGAAAAGACATATACAAAACAAGATGGGGAGGAAAACAATCATGACTAACACAAAGGCTAACTTAGAAAGTTTATTCAATGAAATTAAGGAAAGGGAATTGTTAAATGGTACAGTCCTTGTTGCTAAAAAAGGCGAGATTTTATACGAAGGAGCTTTTGGTAATGCTGACTTGTCAACAAAACGTCCATTAACATCACAATCTTTATTCAACCTTGCATCTGTCTCAAAGCCAATTACAGCAACTGCAATTTTACTACTCGTTCAGGAAGGCAAACTAAATCTTGAGGACTTCGTGCAGAAATGGATACCTAATCTACCTTATGAAGGCATTACGATTAGACATCTACTTAACCATACGAGCGGACTCCCCGATTATTTAGATTTGTTTGAGAAATACTGGGATAAAACGAAAATCGCAGACAATGACGACTTACTTAGATATTTAGTCAAGTACAAACCCCACCGTCTATTTGCACCAAATGAGCGTGTTGAATATAGTAACACGGGCTATATTTTACTCGCGCTCATTGTTGAGCGTGTAACCAACATGGGTTTCCCCTACTTTTTACAAGAAAATATTTTTAAGCCACTTCAAATGACTCGCACTCAAGCTATTGGTGTTAGAAAAGAAAAGATTGAAATTGAAGATTATGCATACGGTTATGTCTATGATGTATATGCAGGCGAGTACGTTTTGGCTGATGATTTCGAAGAGTCCAAAATGGTTATTTATTTAGATGGAATACTTGGTGATGGTGGTATTCAATCAACTGTCAAGGATTTATATCTTTATGAACGTGCTCTAAACACCGGAAATTTAATCAATGACGAATTACTAAAAGAAGCTTATACACCAGCGGTGACAAAAACCCAAACACCACTTAGCTATGGTTTTGGTTGGATCTTAGAGGATATCAAGAAAAAAGGACGAATCGTTTGGCATAGTGGCGGCTGGCCAGGATATGTTACACATCTTAGACGCTTCATCGATCATGATATTGTTGTTATTGTACTAAGAAATAAAGAACAAGATTTCGATTTTGACCAACATGTCTTATACGCAATCGAGCAAGTAGCTTTTGATGAGCCTTATGAACTTGCTAAGGAAAAACCTCTATTAAAGCGTGCCAGAGTCATTCCAGTAAATGTTTTAAAACGCCTTGTCGGTGATTATGCACTAACGGAACACCCGGATTTAATCATTCATGTTTCATTAGAAAACAACAGACTATTTATCGAAATGCCCGGTACAATGAAACTTGAATTATACGCTAAAGCAGAGAAAGAATTCTTCTTGAGAGGATTATCAATAGAGGTTAGTTTTATAACAGAGAACGGTAAGGAATTAATAAGGATTGTTAATGGTGTTGAAGTACAAACAGCAGTGCGTCAATCATTAACCGAGGATAAATGGGATTTTAATCATGCAGATCACAACTGAAATATTACCTATTCAGTAGTTTAAGCAAGATGTTTATGCAGGAAACGATGCAGGGAAAACCTATGTACCTGCCGTTTTGCTTTCGGCACACAAAAGATTCGCTCCCGCAGTTATTCATTATAGGAGTTGTGTCTCAAAATGGCTTTTCAAACATGCCCTATTCTATTAACTTGAAAGACTAAGAAAATTAAAAGACTCGAATAGCTAAAGGTCCATTTTTGAATTATCTACTAAATTTTTTTAGTATAAAGCATAAAAAAAACTCTCTCTCGACAATCGAGAGAGAGTTTTGAAAAACGTTGATATAACAACGATATTAACGTTTTGAGAACTGTGGTGAACGACGAGCGCCGCGTAAACCTGGTTTTTTACGCTCTTTCATACGTGCATCACGTGTTAATAAACCAGCAGATTTAAGTGCTGGACGGAAATCTGGGTCAACTTGTAATAAAGCGCGTGCGATACCGTGACGGATTGCACCAGCTTGACCAGTGAAACCACCACCGTTTACGTTTACGTGAACATCATAGCTACCTTTTGTTTCAGTAGCTTCAAGTGGTTGGTTGATAATTAAAAGTAAAGTTTCATATGGTAGGTAATCAGCAACATCACGGTTATTGATTACGATTTTGCCTTCGCCTGGTACTAAACGTACGCGTGCTACTGAGCTTTTACGGCGACCTGTGCCGATGTATTGAACTTGTGCCAAGGTTATTCCTCCTATTAATGTAGTATATTATCCACGAAGCTCATAAGCTTCTGGTTTTTGCGCTGCATGTGGGTGCTCTGGGCCAGCATAAACATTAAGTTTGCTGAACATTTGACGACCTAAAGAGTTTTTAGGAAGCATCCCTTTAACCGCTAACTCAATCATTTGAGTTGGGTATTTTTCTTTCATTTCGCCAGCTGTACGTTGTTTTAAACCACCAGTAAATTGAGTGTGACGGTAGTAGATTTTACCTTCTAATTTATTACCTGTTAACTCAATTTTATCAGCGTTGATGATGATTACATGATCACCTGTGTCAACGTGTGGTGTGAAAGTTGGTTTATGTTTACCGCGTAAAATAGAAGCTACTTCAGAAGCTAAACGTCCAAGAGTTTGGCCTTCTGCGTCAACTACTAACCATTTACGCTCTACTTCGTGACCTTTAGCCATGAATGTTGTACGCATGTATATATCCTCCTAATCGATTCGATTACCGTTATTTTTCATTATTAAACACTATAAGTTTCGGGGCTTATTTGTGGTGGTAATGAAAATACCATACATCATCATATAACGTATTGCGTTATAAGTCAAGAATTTTTATTGAACACACGGTGATGTTGTTAAAGACGAAAAATCCAAATAATTGATAAAATAAAATTTCAATCAGTGAAGGTTTTCCTCATCCCCCACTGATTGTTAGTTGAAGCAATCGGGCTTTTACGGGCATCCTTACTTAAGTCTTGAAGTGGGAGGCTTACTGCCAGTTAATGCGGGATAAATTACTATGCGTTTATTGCGTAAAAAACTTCCTCCAAGTAAAGTCCATGTGCCGGTGCTGTCTTTCCTGCCTTACTGCGGTCCTGTGCCTCGATTGCCTGTGCCACTGCACAAACATCGCGGCGACCCGTTCCGACCTCCCAGAGTGTTCCTGCAATGATGCGCACCATATTGTATAGGAAACCATTGCCTGCAATCGTCATATGTAGCTCGTCACCAACCCATTCTAAATTTAGTGAATAGACGGTGCGCACTTTATCTACAACGCTTGTATTCGCCGCGCAAAAGCAAGTAAAATCATGTGTGCCGACAATTGACTGTGCAGCCTCACGCATGGGCTCTATATTTGGCTTAATGCCCTTCGTTTCAACTGTATAAAAACGGCGAAATGGGCTTTGGACTTTACTGCAATCCCAAATGTAACGATAACGCTTGCCTGTCGCACTATAGCGCGCATGAAAGTCGTCTGCTACTTGTTCAACACCTAAAACCCGAATATCGCTTGGCAGTTGAACATTTAATGCCTTTTGATAATTATCAGTAGGAATTGTCAGCGTTGTATCAAAATGAATGACTTGCCCTGTCGCATGAACACGCGCATCTGTACGCCCACTTGCCGTCACATGCACACGCTTACCTTTATGCATTTTCATCAATACTTTCTCTAGTTCTAGCTGCACTGTGCGCTCGCCTGGCTGCACTTGATAGCCAGCAAATTGTGTGCCATCATAGCTGATAATTGCTTTTAATCTCATAAGGTATCACCTCTAGTTTCGGCAAAATACAAGCAATGCCGTCAGTATGACAAGGGACACTAAGCAAATTGTATCGCGATAATCCCATTTCAATTGACGATAGCGTGTTCTCCCTTCGCCACCACGATAGCCACGCACCTCC contains the following coding sequences:
- the rplM gene encoding 50S ribosomal protein L13, translated to MRTTFMAKGHEVERKWLVVDAEGQTLGRLASEVASILRGKHKPTFTPHVDTGDHVIIINADKIELTGNKLEGKIYYRHTQFTGGLKQRTAGEMKEKYPTQMIELAVKGMLPKNSLGRQMFSKLNVYAGPEHPHAAQKPEAYELRG
- a CDS encoding serine hydrolase domain-containing protein; the protein is MTNTKANLESLFNEIKERELLNGTVLVAKKGEILYEGAFGNADLSTKRPLTSQSLFNLASVSKPITATAILLLVQEGKLNLEDFVQKWIPNLPYEGITIRHLLNHTSGLPDYLDLFEKYWDKTKIADNDDLLRYLVKYKPHRLFAPNERVEYSNTGYILLALIVERVTNMGFPYFLQENIFKPLQMTRTQAIGVRKEKIEIEDYAYGYVYDVYAGEYVLADDFEESKMVIYLDGILGDGGIQSTVKDLYLYERALNTGNLINDELLKEAYTPAVTKTQTPLSYGFGWILEDIKKKGRIVWHSGGWPGYVTHLRRFIDHDIVVIVLRNKEQDFDFDQHVLYAIEQVAFDEPYELAKEKPLLKRARVIPVNVLKRLVGDYALTEHPDLIIHVSLENNRLFIEMPGTMKLELYAKAEKEFFLRGLSIEVSFITENGKELIRIVNGVEVQTAVRQSLTEDKWDFNHADHN
- a CDS encoding MarR family winged helix-turn-helix transcriptional regulator: MKKNKDELFELVTEINDMHYTMNKIFIKEYQSLLDDNLSRNQTILMDIVKDYGKISIGEIARLMKITSSAVGQIVNKLEDGNYLVRTINSQNRREILVQLADKGTRYFEKEEKINRQIINRIYTQMELSEMEELKRIITKLSNIVEKTYTKQDGEENNHD
- the rpsI gene encoding 30S ribosomal protein S9, whose product is MAQVQYIGTGRRKSSVARVRLVPGEGKIVINNRDVADYLPYETLLLIINQPLEATETKGSYDVHVNVNGGGFTGQAGAIRHGIARALLQVDPDFRPALKSAGLLTRDARMKERKKPGLRGARRSPQFSKR
- the truA gene encoding tRNA pseudouridine(38-40) synthase TruA; this translates as MRLKAIISYDGTQFAGYQVQPGERTVQLELEKVLMKMHKGKRVHVTASGRTDARVHATGQVIHFDTTLTIPTDNYQKALNVQLPSDIRVLGVEQVADDFHARYSATGKRYRYIWDCSKVQSPFRRFYTVETKGIKPNIEPMREAAQSIVGTHDFTCFCAANTSVVDKVRTVYSLNLEWVGDELHMTIAGNGFLYNMVRIIAGTLWEVGTGRRDVCAVAQAIEAQDRSKAGKTAPAHGLYLEEVFYAINA